The proteins below are encoded in one region of Micromonospora pisi:
- a CDS encoding MFS transporter produces MTAQLSGTASDLSRKLPWWPLLVLSAAAFATVTVELLPASLLLELSDDLDVAESTAGLLVTAWALTIAAASIPLTRLTARVPRRHLLPLLVLLLALATAGTALAPSYGWALASRIVAASTHGVFWSLLVPTVATLVPPAVLGRAVSVVLAGPVLAGIVGIPLGAAIGEGVGWRLSFGLLAALLGAASAAVWSLSLQDAPRSVARQAGRDPAMRVVLAVAFATGLVLTGHFMLYTYIAPLLQQFGGYGAAARTALLLVFGLAGLLGIVVSGPLSDRFPHQALGWVSAAFAGSAASLALLPVNVAVAAVVIAAWGMLIGLLPPVFQTRLLRIASPGREAAVGAVGITVLNVGIAAGAAVGGLVVGTWNADGLPVVAAGVIGAAALGLLVYGARRDGVNG; encoded by the coding sequence ATGACCGCTCAACTGTCGGGCACAGCTTCCGACCTGTCCCGCAAGCTGCCCTGGTGGCCACTGCTGGTGCTGTCCGCGGCAGCGTTCGCCACCGTCACCGTCGAACTGCTGCCCGCGAGTCTGCTTCTCGAACTCAGCGATGACCTGGACGTCGCGGAGTCCACCGCCGGCCTGCTCGTCACCGCCTGGGCGCTCACCATCGCAGCTGCCAGCATCCCTCTGACCCGCCTCACGGCACGGGTACCGCGTCGACACCTCCTGCCGCTCCTGGTGCTGCTCCTGGCGTTGGCGACCGCCGGCACCGCGCTCGCGCCGTCGTACGGCTGGGCACTCGCCAGTCGAATAGTCGCCGCCAGTACGCACGGCGTGTTCTGGTCACTGCTGGTCCCGACCGTGGCCACCCTCGTACCTCCGGCGGTCCTTGGCCGGGCCGTGTCGGTGGTGCTGGCGGGGCCGGTACTGGCTGGCATCGTGGGCATCCCGCTCGGTGCGGCCATCGGCGAGGGCGTCGGCTGGCGCCTCTCCTTCGGTCTGCTGGCCGCCCTCCTGGGGGCGGCGTCAGCGGCCGTCTGGAGCCTCTCGTTGCAGGATGCGCCGCGTTCCGTCGCACGGCAGGCGGGCCGGGATCCGGCGATGCGGGTCGTCCTCGCCGTCGCGTTCGCCACTGGACTCGTGCTGACCGGCCATTTCATGCTCTACACCTACATCGCACCCCTGCTGCAACAGTTCGGCGGGTACGGGGCCGCCGCCCGTACCGCGCTACTGCTCGTCTTCGGACTCGCCGGTCTGCTCGGCATCGTGGTGTCCGGGCCACTGTCCGACCGGTTCCCGCATCAGGCACTCGGGTGGGTCAGCGCCGCCTTTGCGGGCAGTGCCGCCTCGCTGGCCCTGCTGCCCGTGAACGTGGCCGTGGCGGCGGTCGTCATCGCCGCGTGGGGGATGCTCATCGGGCTCCTCCCGCCGGTCTTCCAGACCCGCCTACTGCGCATCGCCTCGCCCGGCAGGGAAGCCGCCGTGGGAGCGGTCGGCATCACCGTACTCAATGTCGGCATCGCCGCCGGAGCGGCCGTCGGTGGGCTCGTCGTCGGCACCTGGAACGCCGACGGGCTGCCCGTCGTCGCGGCCGGCGTCATCGGAGCGGCCGCGCTCGGACTGCTCGTCTACGGGGCCCGCCGGGACGGAGTCAACGGATGA
- a CDS encoding SAM-dependent methyltransferase, giving the protein MADQNRPASVGVDTSKPSIARAYDVVLGGKDNFAIDRAVVGEMLKIVPQLPEVAAYNRQILSRGVRYLVEEAGIRQFMDLGSGLPTRENTHQVAQRSAPEARVVYVDNDPIVLAHGRALLVENENTTVVTADLRDPQAVLADPEVQRLIDFSQPVGVLLVGILHHLHDSEDPQGVARAYMDAVPSGSHLFMTSFCASFPEAAELEETYLSVLGTGRFRTLPELQGFFGDLEMIEPGLVSLPEWRPEAPIAHDLSVAERLMAGGIARKR; this is encoded by the coding sequence ATGGCGGACCAGAACCGGCCGGCTTCCGTTGGTGTCGACACCTCGAAACCCAGCATCGCGCGAGCCTACGATGTTGTTCTCGGCGGCAAGGACAACTTTGCGATTGACCGCGCGGTGGTCGGCGAGATGCTCAAGATTGTGCCGCAGCTTCCCGAGGTGGCGGCATATAACCGGCAGATCCTCAGCCGAGGTGTCCGCTACCTGGTCGAAGAGGCAGGCATCCGGCAGTTCATGGATCTGGGCTCCGGGCTACCGACGCGTGAGAACACCCATCAGGTCGCACAACGGTCCGCTCCCGAGGCCCGCGTCGTCTACGTCGACAACGATCCGATCGTTCTGGCCCACGGCCGGGCTCTGCTCGTCGAGAACGAGAACACGACCGTGGTCACGGCCGACCTGCGAGATCCCCAGGCCGTACTCGCCGACCCCGAGGTGCAACGCCTGATCGACTTCTCCCAGCCGGTCGGCGTCCTGCTCGTCGGTATCCTGCACCACCTGCACGACAGCGAGGACCCGCAGGGCGTCGCCAGGGCGTACATGGACGCGGTGCCCTCCGGCAGTCACCTGTTCATGACCAGCTTCTGCGCGTCCTTTCCGGAGGCCGCCGAACTCGAGGAGACCTACCTCAGCGTGCTGGGCACCGGCCGATTCCGTACGCTTCCCGAACTCCAGGGATTCTTCGGAGATCTTGAGATGATCGAGCCGGGCCTGGTGTCTCTCCCCGAATGGCGGCCTGAGGCTCCCATTGCTCACGATCTGTCCGTAGCCGAGCGCCTCATGGCCGGTGGCATAGCCCGGAAGCGCTGA
- a CDS encoding MFS transporter: MHPNSHAADSRRWKALVFISIAQLMVMLDSAVMNIALPSAQQALHFSDGSRQWVVTVYGLAFGGLLLVGGRIGDMVGRKRVFLLALVGFAFASALGGVAVNATMLLTARALQGVFAALLAPAALSLISLAFTEPKERAKAFGVFSAVSVGGGAVGLLTGGLLTQYLSWRWSMFVLVPVAVIGILGAIPNVHDTAERHRSRLDIPGVLLASLGLVAVVYGFGNAESQGWTASLTIGSFVTGVVLLAAFVLVQARVKAPLLPLRVLTERNRAAAYVSVALAVVSMFGMFLLLSYYFQEVKGYSPVMAGLAFMPLAIPQAVGATQIGARLAARIAPRPIMVGGYLVTGIGVALLALLDVDSSFLQIAVAEAVVGLGIGTAFMPAMSIATHGVEAKDAGVASAMISSSQQVGGSIGTALLNTIATSSAAGYLASHTGQARLQSHALVHGYSVAYWLAVGFLAAAALVSAIAVNAGAPKHAPVPAGESVEESIPVAVH, encoded by the coding sequence GTGCACCCGAACAGCCACGCCGCGGACTCCCGGCGCTGGAAAGCCCTCGTTTTCATCTCCATCGCCCAACTGATGGTCATGCTCGACTCCGCGGTGATGAACATCGCGCTCCCCTCGGCCCAGCAGGCACTCCACTTCTCCGACGGGAGCCGGCAGTGGGTGGTCACCGTCTACGGGCTGGCCTTCGGCGGACTGCTGCTCGTCGGTGGACGAATCGGTGACATGGTGGGGCGCAAACGCGTCTTCCTCCTCGCCCTGGTCGGCTTCGCGTTCGCCTCGGCGCTCGGCGGAGTCGCGGTCAACGCCACCATGCTGCTGACCGCGCGAGCCCTCCAGGGGGTCTTCGCGGCGCTGCTCGCCCCCGCCGCGTTGTCCCTGATCTCCCTGGCCTTCACCGAACCCAAGGAGCGCGCGAAGGCTTTCGGCGTGTTCAGTGCGGTATCGGTCGGCGGCGGTGCCGTCGGCCTGCTCACCGGCGGCCTGCTCACCCAGTACCTGAGCTGGCGCTGGTCGATGTTCGTCCTCGTTCCGGTGGCGGTCATCGGGATCCTCGGCGCGATTCCCAACGTGCACGACACCGCTGAGCGACACCGTTCCCGGCTCGACATCCCGGGCGTCCTGCTCGCCAGTCTGGGACTGGTCGCGGTCGTGTACGGGTTCGGCAACGCCGAAAGTCAGGGATGGACCGCGAGCCTGACCATCGGATCCTTCGTCACCGGAGTCGTGCTGCTGGCGGCCTTCGTCCTCGTACAGGCACGGGTCAAGGCGCCGCTGCTGCCGCTGCGGGTCCTGACCGAGCGGAACCGCGCCGCCGCGTACGTCTCCGTGGCCCTCGCCGTGGTCAGCATGTTCGGAATGTTCCTGCTCCTGAGCTACTACTTCCAGGAGGTGAAGGGGTACTCCCCGGTGATGGCCGGCCTGGCGTTCATGCCGCTGGCGATACCCCAGGCCGTCGGCGCCACACAGATCGGCGCCCGACTGGCGGCCCGGATCGCACCTCGGCCGATCATGGTCGGCGGCTACCTGGTCACCGGCATCGGCGTGGCCCTGCTGGCCCTGCTCGACGTCGACAGTTCCTTCCTCCAGATCGCGGTGGCAGAGGCTGTCGTCGGCCTCGGCATCGGCACCGCGTTCATGCCGGCGATGAGCATCGCCACCCACGGCGTCGAGGCCAAGGACGCCGGTGTCGCCTCGGCGATGATCAGTTCATCGCAGCAGGTGGGCGGCTCGATCGGCACCGCCCTGCTCAACACCATCGCGACCAGTTCGGCAGCCGGCTACCTGGCCTCGCACACCGGCCAGGCCCGGCTCCAGTCGCACGCGCTGGTGCACGGCTACTCGGTCGCGTACTGGCTGGCCGTCGGTTTCCTCGCGGCGGCGGCGTTGGTCTCCGCGATCGCGGTCAACGCGGGCGCTCCGAAACACGCGCCGGTCCCGGCAGGCGAAAGCGTCGAGGAGAGCATCCCGGTCGCCGTCCACTGA
- a CDS encoding NADP-dependent oxidoreductase: MKAVGLFRHGGPDVLQVIERTTPHAGPGEVRIRVRAAAVNPADVLIRSGRTPIRQRGTEPVLPGSDVAGTIDEVGPGIGTGLAVGDEVMAMINPSRPAGGGYAEWVVLPGSWVVPVPTGASPAEAATLPLNGLTALHALDQLRLPPGSTLAVTGAAGAVGGYAVQLAKAAGHRVLVDAAPGDVELVASLGVDVTVPRGPGVAERFRALTDDGVDAVVDAALIGAPLLAAIRRGGSLAYVRGMPDHPAFEREAARRGITPVMAYVHAYEGQRDKLDLLRRLADQGRLSLRVADRYPPEQAAQAHRLLEAGGVRGRLVIEF, from the coding sequence ATGAAAGCGGTAGGTCTGTTCCGGCACGGTGGACCGGACGTACTCCAGGTCATCGAGCGGACGACCCCGCACGCGGGACCGGGCGAGGTGCGGATCCGGGTACGCGCCGCAGCGGTCAACCCGGCGGACGTCCTGATCCGGTCCGGCCGCACACCCATCCGGCAACGCGGCACGGAACCGGTCCTCCCCGGCTCCGACGTCGCCGGCACCATTGACGAGGTCGGCCCGGGCATCGGGACCGGCCTCGCCGTCGGCGACGAGGTGATGGCGATGATCAACCCCAGCCGGCCGGCCGGCGGCGGGTACGCCGAGTGGGTCGTGCTCCCCGGGTCATGGGTGGTGCCGGTGCCCACCGGCGCTAGCCCCGCCGAGGCGGCCACCCTCCCGCTGAACGGTCTCACCGCCCTGCACGCCCTCGACCAGTTGCGCCTGCCACCCGGCAGCACCCTCGCCGTCACCGGCGCCGCCGGTGCGGTCGGCGGATACGCGGTACAGCTGGCCAAGGCCGCCGGCCACCGGGTGCTGGTCGACGCCGCGCCCGGTGACGTCGAACTGGTCGCCTCGCTCGGCGTCGACGTCACGGTCCCCCGTGGACCGGGCGTCGCGGAGCGGTTCCGCGCGCTCACCGACGACGGGGTCGACGCGGTCGTCGACGCGGCGCTCATCGGCGCACCACTGCTCGCCGCCATCCGCCGAGGTGGCTCGCTGGCGTACGTGCGGGGCATGCCGGACCACCCGGCGTTCGAGCGGGAGGCCGCACGGCGGGGCATCACCCCGGTCATGGCCTACGTGCACGCGTACGAGGGGCAGCGCGACAAGCTCGACCTGCTCCGCCGGCTCGCCGACCAGGGGCGCCTCAGCCTCCGCGTCGCCGACCGTTACCCACCGGAACAGGCGGCGCAGGCGCATCGGCTGTTGGAAGCCGGCGGCGTCCGCGGCCGACTTGTCATCGAATTCTGA
- a CDS encoding TetR/AcrR family transcriptional regulator, with protein MARNREFDLDVAVAAAMDVFRRKGYEGTSMRDLAEATGLGSGSLYAAFGSKELLYLAALDLYRKRYATPLTTMLRSTGNAREIIHEVFVGVVDDIVQDGRRFACLIVGAAMERAHNDVRVAERLESTTRSLELALFDVLADAQRRGQIPADRSASDLAAFLVMSMQGLRVMGAVNPDRDALMRTAEVALSCL; from the coding sequence ATGGCTCGTAATCGGGAGTTCGACCTCGACGTCGCGGTGGCGGCGGCCATGGACGTGTTCCGCCGCAAGGGCTACGAGGGCACCTCCATGCGGGATCTCGCCGAGGCGACCGGCTTGGGCAGCGGATCGCTCTACGCGGCGTTCGGCAGCAAGGAGCTCCTCTACCTGGCCGCGCTCGACCTCTACCGAAAGCGCTACGCGACCCCACTGACAACCATGCTCCGCTCCACCGGAAACGCCCGCGAGATCATCCACGAGGTGTTCGTCGGCGTCGTCGACGACATCGTCCAGGACGGTCGTCGGTTCGCCTGCCTCATCGTGGGGGCGGCGATGGAGCGGGCACACAACGACGTCCGTGTCGCCGAACGGCTCGAGTCGACCACCCGCTCGCTTGAACTCGCGCTGTTCGACGTGCTCGCCGACGCACAGCGGCGCGGCCAGATCCCGGCCGACCGCAGCGCCAGTGACCTGGCCGCATTCCTGGTGATGAGCATGCAGGGGCTGCGGGTGATGGGTGCGGTCAACCCGGACCGGGACGCGCTGATGCGCACCGCCGAGGTCGCGCTGAGCTGCCTGTAA
- a CDS encoding Lrp/AsnC family transcriptional regulator, translated as MEEVDRAIVAGLTADGRMSYTDLAEKVGLSVSAVHQRVRRLEQRGVITGYTARVSYDALELPLTAFVAVRPFDPSQPDDAPERLAHLAEIESCYSVAGEDFYLLLVRVASPADLERVLQEIRTSANVTTRTTVVLSTPYEGRPPRISRDPD; from the coding sequence GTGGAGGAAGTCGATCGCGCCATTGTCGCCGGGTTGACCGCCGACGGCCGGATGTCGTACACGGACCTGGCGGAGAAGGTCGGGTTGTCGGTGTCCGCGGTGCACCAGCGGGTACGCCGGCTGGAGCAGCGTGGTGTCATCACCGGTTACACCGCCCGGGTCTCCTACGACGCGCTGGAACTGCCGTTGACCGCGTTCGTGGCGGTCCGGCCGTTCGACCCGTCGCAGCCGGACGACGCGCCGGAGCGGCTGGCCCACCTGGCGGAGATCGAATCCTGCTACTCGGTGGCGGGGGAGGACTTCTACCTGCTGCTGGTACGGGTCGCCAGCCCGGCCGACCTCGAGCGGGTGCTGCAGGAGATCCGTACCTCGGCGAACGTCACCACCCGGACCACGGTCGTGCTCTCCACCCCGTACGAGGGCCGGCCGCCCCGGATCAGCCGGGATCCCGACTGA
- a CDS encoding histidine phosphatase family protein: protein MAEIVLIRHGETEWSASHRHTSYTDIPLTTDGERQARAVREQLAGRGFAAVLSSPRARALRTAELAGLAVTSVDDNLVEWNYGAYEGRTTAEIQVERPGWNLWTDGCPDGESPDQVGGRLDRVLARAAALLPEGDVALVAHGHSLRVAGARWIGLPASGGGLLRLDTATVSALGHEHDRPVILRWNTGGAASPPISRDPG from the coding sequence GTGGCAGAGATCGTTCTCATCCGACACGGCGAAACCGAGTGGAGTGCCTCGCACCGGCACACCTCGTACACCGACATCCCACTGACCACGGACGGCGAGCGGCAGGCACGCGCGGTCCGGGAGCAGTTGGCCGGCCGGGGCTTCGCCGCCGTGCTCTCCAGCCCTCGTGCCAGGGCCCTACGCACCGCCGAACTCGCCGGCCTGGCCGTCACCTCGGTCGACGACAACCTCGTCGAGTGGAACTACGGCGCCTACGAGGGACGCACCACCGCCGAGATCCAGGTCGAGCGCCCAGGATGGAACCTCTGGACCGACGGCTGTCCCGACGGCGAGTCCCCCGACCAGGTCGGAGGCCGGCTCGACCGGGTGCTCGCCCGGGCCGCCGCGCTGCTCCCCGAGGGCGACGTCGCGCTGGTCGCGCACGGGCACAGCCTCCGGGTCGCCGGCGCCCGCTGGATCGGCCTACCCGCCAGCGGCGGCGGGCTGCTCCGGCTCGACACCGCCACCGTCTCGGCGCTCGGGCACGAGCACGACCGACCGGTGATCCTGCGGTGGAACACCGGCGGCGCGGCCAGTCCGCCGATCAGTCGGGATCCCGGCTGA
- a CDS encoding CsbD family protein, which yields MSLTDKAKNKAQQMAGAAKEKYGDSTDNEQMRAEGARQQSGAQSKQAAEKAKDAGRNVKDAFNK from the coding sequence ATGAGCCTCACCGACAAGGCCAAGAACAAGGCGCAGCAGATGGCGGGTGCCGCCAAGGAGAAATACGGCGACTCGACCGACAACGAACAGATGCGCGCCGAAGGTGCACGGCAGCAGTCGGGCGCCCAGAGCAAACAGGCGGCGGAGAAGGCCAAGGACGCCGGCCGGAACGTGAAGGACGCGTTCAACAAGTAG
- a CDS encoding KamA family radical SAM protein encodes MTQAQPVEAIPQPRPADNPPPLAGQPYEYRRRPLVEPDWTRFPGWRHVTREQWESAQWQRVNCVKNTKQLRAVLGDLVDENFYTDLATDQAALATMSMLVPPQMINTMVPDGPVTTDALLADPIRRYMIPVASDRRTDWPSHPYATRDSLHEHDMWVAEGLTHRYPTKVLAELLSTCPQYCGHCTRMDLVGNSTPTVDKLKLTLKPVERYDAHIDYLRAHPGVRDIVVSGGDVANVPWRNLESYLMRLLEIETIRDIRLATKALMGLPQHWLQPDVVEGLERVARTAARRGVNLAIHTHVNHAQSLTPLVARAAQTALEVGVRDVRNQGVLMRGVNATAPDLLDLCFALQGEAGILPYYFYMCDMIPNAEHWRVPVWHAQQLQHDMMGYLPGYATPRIVCDVPFVGKRWVHMLTEYDRERGISYWTKNYRTSIESADLAALGRRYAYYDPIDTLPESGRAWWSTHEPSALD; translated from the coding sequence GTGACGCAGGCACAACCAGTTGAGGCCATCCCGCAGCCGCGACCAGCCGACAACCCACCACCACTCGCCGGCCAGCCCTACGAATACCGCCGCCGCCCCCTGGTCGAACCCGACTGGACCCGCTTCCCCGGCTGGCGCCACGTCACCCGCGAACAGTGGGAATCCGCCCAGTGGCAGCGCGTCAACTGCGTCAAGAACACCAAACAGCTCCGCGCCGTCCTCGGCGACCTCGTCGACGAGAACTTCTACACCGACCTCGCCACCGACCAGGCCGCACTCGCCACCATGTCGATGCTGGTCCCACCACAAATGATCAACACGATGGTGCCCGACGGACCGGTGACCACCGACGCCCTCCTGGCCGATCCGATCCGGCGCTACATGATCCCGGTCGCCTCCGACCGGCGTACCGACTGGCCGTCCCACCCGTACGCCACCCGCGACTCACTCCACGAACACGACATGTGGGTCGCCGAGGGCCTCACCCACCGCTACCCCACCAAGGTTCTCGCCGAACTGCTCTCCACCTGCCCGCAGTACTGCGGGCACTGCACCCGGATGGACCTGGTCGGCAACTCCACTCCCACGGTCGACAAGCTCAAGCTCACCCTCAAACCGGTCGAGCGCTACGACGCCCACATCGACTACCTCCGCGCCCACCCCGGCGTACGCGACATCGTGGTCTCCGGTGGCGACGTCGCCAACGTGCCATGGCGCAACCTCGAGTCGTACCTGATGCGACTGCTGGAGATCGAGACGATCCGCGACATCCGGCTCGCCACCAAGGCGCTGATGGGCCTGCCCCAGCACTGGCTCCAGCCCGACGTCGTCGAGGGACTCGAACGCGTCGCCCGCACCGCCGCCCGACGCGGGGTCAACCTCGCCATCCACACCCACGTCAACCACGCCCAGTCGCTGACCCCACTGGTCGCCCGGGCCGCCCAGACCGCGCTCGAGGTCGGTGTACGCGACGTACGCAACCAGGGCGTCCTGATGCGCGGGGTGAACGCCACCGCACCGGACCTGCTCGACCTCTGCTTCGCCCTACAGGGCGAGGCCGGCATCCTGCCGTACTACTTCTACATGTGCGACATGATCCCGAACGCCGAACACTGGCGGGTGCCGGTCTGGCACGCCCAGCAACTCCAGCACGACATGATGGGGTACCTGCCCGGTTACGCCACCCCGCGGATCGTCTGCGACGTGCCGTTCGTCGGCAAGCGCTGGGTGCACATGCTCACCGAGTACGACCGGGAGCGCGGCATCTCCTACTGGACCAAGAACTACCGCACCTCCATCGAGTCGGCCGACCTGGCCGCACTGGGCCGCCGGTACGCCTACTACGACCCGATCGACACCCTGCCCGAATCCGGCCGCGCCTGGTGGAGCACGCACGAGCCGAGCGCCCTGGACTGA
- a CDS encoding zinc-binding alcohol dehydrogenase → MTSPVGLHRVLDPVGVLPQAAWRLDPYAPLGDDEVRIRVERLNLDAASFRQLSEKHGGDGAAVRAEVLEIIGDRGKMHNPVTGSGGMLIGVVDEVGPATPLPVKPGDRVATLVSLTLTPLVVEDGLAGWDGRGEQVPCTGHAILFARSVVAVLPEELDPRLSLAVLDVCGAPALTSRVVRGYRSPSVAVLGGAGKSGSLALAAARRAGAGRTVGVVPVPAERDRLAAAGLATEVVLADARDPVALAAAVTGALGGPADVTVVCVDVPGCEHGAILATADGGTVIFFSMATSFAAAALGAEGLAADVTMLVGNGYVPGHAELALDLVRQDTGVRALFEARVAAD, encoded by the coding sequence ATGACCTCACCCGTGGGGCTGCACCGTGTGCTTGATCCGGTTGGTGTGTTGCCGCAGGCGGCGTGGCGGCTGGATCCGTACGCGCCGTTGGGGGATGACGAGGTGCGGATCCGGGTCGAGCGGTTGAACCTCGACGCGGCGAGTTTCCGGCAGTTGTCGGAGAAGCACGGCGGGGATGGGGCGGCGGTCCGGGCCGAGGTGTTGGAGATCATCGGTGACCGGGGCAAGATGCATAATCCGGTCACTGGTTCGGGTGGGATGTTGATCGGGGTGGTCGACGAGGTCGGACCGGCGACGCCGCTGCCGGTCAAGCCCGGCGACCGGGTGGCGACGCTGGTCTCGCTGACGCTGACCCCGCTCGTGGTCGAGGACGGGCTCGCCGGGTGGGACGGGCGGGGCGAGCAGGTGCCGTGCACCGGTCACGCGATCCTGTTCGCCCGGTCGGTGGTGGCGGTGCTGCCGGAGGAACTCGACCCGCGGCTGAGTCTGGCCGTGCTGGACGTGTGTGGGGCACCGGCGCTGACTTCCCGGGTGGTGCGCGGTTACCGCTCGCCGTCGGTGGCGGTGTTGGGCGGGGCGGGTAAGAGCGGGTCGCTGGCGTTGGCCGCGGCGCGGCGGGCGGGCGCCGGTCGTACGGTGGGGGTGGTGCCGGTGCCGGCGGAGCGGGACCGGCTGGCCGCCGCCGGCCTGGCCACGGAGGTCGTGTTGGCCGACGCCCGGGATCCGGTGGCGTTGGCGGCGGCGGTGACCGGGGCGCTCGGTGGTCCGGCGGACGTCACGGTGGTCTGTGTCGACGTGCCGGGCTGCGAGCATGGGGCGATCCTGGCGACCGCGGACGGCGGCACGGTGATCTTCTTCTCGATGGCGACGAGTTTCGCGGCGGCGGCGTTGGGTGCGGAGGGGTTGGCCGCGGACGTGACGATGCTGGTCGGCAACGGGTACGTGCCGGGTCACGCCGAGTTGGCGTTGGATCTGGTGCGCCAGGACACCGGGGTGCGTGCTCTCTTCGAGGCCCGGGTCGCGGCAGACTGA
- a CDS encoding amidohydrolase has translation MTSPSTLYRGGHLYCPGDPLATALLVRDDRIVWIGADADAPVADQVVDLAGALVTPAFVDAHVHATDTGLALSGLDLSSTRSAAEVSAALAAFAASLPGDAVVLGHGWDESNWVDQRPPDAAELDRAAGGRRVYLSQASIHSALCSSALLAAAPEVVSAPGYDGSGWLRRDAHHVVRALAFGSVTREQRVAAQRVALARAASLGIAAVHECGGPEISDEVDFTGVLALSGDGGPEVYGYWGELSGAARARELGAVGAGGDLFADGALGSRTAHLSSAYLDGAEGGCGHGYVSVEQVRDHLLDCARHGMQGGFHAIGDAAIGTVLAGFGEAARSLGVDRLRAARHRVEHAEIMSKRLIAGFVEYGIVASMQPAFDRLWGGTERMYAQRLGVARSLDSNPMGAMHGVGVTLAFGSDSPVTPLDPWGSVRAAMAHFNPAQRMSARAAFAAHTRGGWRAVFRDDEGVLAPGAPATFAVWSAPAGVERGLPVLVASDVELRGPDDPTPLPVCRRTVLRGQVIYEALA, from the coding sequence ATGACTTCCCCCTCGACTCTGTACCGCGGCGGCCACCTCTACTGCCCCGGTGATCCGCTGGCGACCGCGTTGCTGGTCCGGGACGACCGGATCGTCTGGATCGGCGCGGACGCGGATGCGCCGGTGGCCGATCAGGTGGTGGACCTGGCGGGTGCGTTGGTGACGCCGGCGTTCGTGGACGCGCATGTGCATGCGACGGACACCGGTCTGGCGTTGTCCGGGCTGGATCTGTCGTCGACCCGGTCGGCGGCGGAGGTGAGCGCGGCGTTGGCGGCCTTCGCGGCGTCGTTGCCGGGTGACGCGGTGGTGTTGGGGCATGGTTGGGACGAGTCGAACTGGGTTGACCAGCGGCCACCGGACGCGGCCGAGTTGGATCGGGCGGCGGGTGGCCGGCGGGTGTACCTGTCGCAGGCGTCGATCCACTCGGCGTTGTGTTCCTCGGCGTTGCTGGCGGCCGCGCCGGAGGTGGTGTCGGCGCCGGGGTACGACGGGTCGGGTTGGTTGCGGCGCGACGCCCACCATGTGGTGCGGGCGTTGGCGTTCGGGTCGGTGACCCGGGAGCAGCGGGTGGCGGCGCAGCGGGTGGCGTTGGCGCGGGCGGCGTCGTTGGGGATCGCGGCGGTGCACGAGTGTGGTGGTCCGGAGATCTCCGACGAGGTGGACTTCACCGGGGTGTTGGCGTTGTCCGGTGACGGTGGCCCGGAGGTGTACGGCTACTGGGGTGAGTTGTCCGGTGCGGCGCGGGCGCGGGAGTTGGGCGCGGTGGGTGCCGGTGGGGATCTTTTCGCCGATGGTGCGTTGGGTTCGCGTACGGCGCATCTGTCGTCGGCGTACCTGGATGGTGCCGAGGGTGGGTGTGGGCACGGGTACGTGTCGGTGGAGCAGGTCCGGGACCACTTGTTGGATTGTGCGCGGCATGGGATGCAGGGCGGGTTCCACGCGATCGGTGACGCGGCGATCGGGACGGTGCTGGCCGGGTTCGGTGAGGCGGCGCGGTCGTTGGGGGTGGATCGGTTGCGGGCGGCCCGTCATCGGGTGGAGCACGCGGAGATCATGAGCAAGCGGTTGATCGCGGGTTTTGTCGAGTACGGGATCGTGGCGAGCATGCAGCCGGCGTTCGACCGGTTGTGGGGTGGTACGGAGCGGATGTACGCCCAGCGTCTGGGGGTGGCGCGGTCGTTGGATTCGAATCCGATGGGTGCGATGCACGGGGTGGGTGTGACGTTGGCGTTCGGTTCGGATTCGCCGGTGACGCCGTTGGATCCGTGGGGGTCGGTGCGGGCGGCGATGGCGCATTTCAATCCGGCGCAGCGGATGAGTGCGCGGGCGGCGTTCGCGGCGCATACCCGGGGTGGTTGGCGGGCGGTGTTCCGGGATGACGAGGGCGTGTTGGCGCCGGGTGCGCCGGCGACGTTCGCGGTGTGGTCGGCGCCGGCTGGTGTGGAGCGGGGGTTGCCGGTGTTGGTGGCCTCGGATGTGGAGTTGCGGGGGCCGGACGATCCGACGCCGTTGCCGGTGTGTCGGCGCACGGTGTTGCGTGGTCAGGTGATTTACGAGGCGCTCGCCTGA